In the Longibacter salinarum genome, one interval contains:
- the rsmG gene encoding 16S rRNA (guanine(527)-N(7))-methyltransferase RsmG, with product MPQSTWDPFDGLSDAQVEQLSAYESLLEQFNRRVNLVSPESAQRMWNEHIRHSLCLTRRSFPAGSSIVDWGTGGGLPAIPLAIAFPDITVYAVDSVGKKVRAVRTFARRLELENVFAWNGRAEEWTGSAHFSVSRATAPLADLWSWHERIVAPIDADSSDHWPPGLICLKGGDLSVEIQELHHEADGVAVVEEGIYPLLKNDHFREKKIVAVTRPPSPSGDQ from the coding sequence ATGCCTCAGTCCACCTGGGACCCCTTCGATGGACTATCGGACGCACAGGTCGAACAGCTCTCGGCGTATGAGTCCCTGCTTGAGCAGTTTAATCGCCGCGTCAACCTCGTTTCGCCAGAGAGCGCTCAGCGGATGTGGAACGAGCACATCCGCCACTCGCTCTGTCTCACGCGGCGGTCGTTCCCGGCCGGTTCGTCGATCGTAGACTGGGGGACGGGCGGCGGTCTGCCGGCCATCCCGCTTGCGATCGCCTTTCCCGACATCACCGTTTATGCGGTGGATTCCGTCGGGAAAAAGGTGCGCGCGGTTCGGACCTTCGCGCGGCGACTGGAACTTGAAAACGTGTTCGCGTGGAACGGTCGCGCGGAGGAGTGGACCGGCTCTGCTCATTTCTCCGTGTCTCGCGCCACGGCACCACTGGCGGACCTGTGGAGTTGGCACGAGCGCATCGTCGCGCCGATCGATGCGGATTCGAGTGATCACTGGCCGCCCGGGCTGATCTGTCTGAAAGGGGGAGATCTGTCTGTCGAAATTCAGGAACTCCACCATGAAGCAGATGGGGTCGCCGTGGTAGAAGAAGGGATCTATCCGCTGCTGAAGAACGACCACTTTCGGGAGAAGAAAATCGTCGCGGTGACGCGTCCGCCCAGTCCATCAGGTGATCAGTAG